A part of Jaculus jaculus isolate mJacJac1 chromosome 17, mJacJac1.mat.Y.cur, whole genome shotgun sequence genomic DNA contains:
- the Sox4 gene encoding transcription factor SOX-4: MVQQTNTAENTEALLAGESSDSGAGLELGIASSPTPGSTASTGGKADDPSWCKTPSGHIKRPMNAFMVWSQIERRKIMEQSPDMHNAEISKRLGKRWKLLKDSDKIPFIREAERLRLKHMADYPDYKYRPRKKVKSGNAGSGASASAAASKPGDKGDKAGGGGGHGGGGGGHAGGGGGANSKPAPKKSAGPKAAGGAGGKPHAKLILAGGGKGAGAAAAFAAEPAGAAALLPLGAAAAAEPPAVYKARTPGAAPALASPGKPAADKRLKRVYLFGGLGAGADPSDPLGLYEDGGAGCSPEGPSASGRSSAASSPAARSPADHRGYASLRAASPAPSSAPSHASSSHSSSSSASSSGSSSSDEEFEDDLLDLNPSSNFESMSLGSFSSSSALDRDLDFSLEPGSGSHFEFPDYCTPEVSEMISGDWLESSISNLVFTY; this comes from the coding sequence ATGGTGCAGCAAACCAACACGGCGGAGAACACGGAAGCGCTGCTGGCCGGCGAGAGCTCGGACTCGGGCGCCGGCCTGGAGCTGGGCATCGCGTCGTCGCCCACGCCGGGCTCCACCGCGTCCACGGGCGGGAAGGCGGACGACCCGAGCTGGTGCAAGACGCCGAGCGGCCACATCAAGCGGCCCATGAACGCCTTCATGGTGTGGTCGCAGATCGAACGGCGTAAGATCATGGAGCAGTCGCCCGACATGCACAACGCCGAGATCTCCAAGCGGCTGGGCAAACGCTGGAAGCTGCTCAAAGACAGCGACAAGATCCCTTTCATCCGGGAGGCGGAGCGGCTGCGCCTCAAGCACATGGCCGACTACCCCGACTACAAGTACCGGCCCAGGAAGAAGGTCAAGTCCGGCAACGCGGGATCGGGCGCCTCGGCCTCGGCCGCCGCCTCCAAGCCCGGGGACAAGGGCGACAAggccgggggcggcggcggccacgggggcggcggcggcggccacgcgggcggcggcggcggcgccaaTTCCAAGCCCGCGCCCAAGAAGAGCGCCGGGCCCAAGGCGGCGGGCGGCGCGGGCGGCAAGCCGCACGCCAAGCTCATCCTGGCGGGCGGCGGGAAAGGCGCGGGCGCCGCCGCCGCCTTCGCCGCCGAGCCCGCGGGCGCCGCCGCCCTGCTGCCCCTGGGCGCCGCCGCGGCCGCCGAGCCCCCGGCCGTGTACAAGGCGCGGACTCCCGGCGCGGCGCCCGCGCTCGCCTCCCCCGGCAAGCCCGCGGCCGACAAGCGGCTGAAGCGCGTCTACCTGTTCGGCGGGCTGGGCGCGGGCGCCGACCCCAGCGACCCCCTGGGCCTCTACGAGGACGGCGGCGCGGGCTGCTCGCCCGAGGGCCCGAGCGCGAGCGGCCGCAGCAGCGCCGCGTCCTCGCCCGCCGCCCGCTCGCCCGCCGACCACCGCGGCTACGCCAGCCTGCGCGCCGCCTCGCCCGCCCCGTCCAGCGCGCCCTCGCACGCGTCCTCGTCGCACTCGTCCTCGTCGTCGGCCTCGTCCTCGGGCTCCTCGTCGTCCGACGAGGAGTTCGAGGACGACCTGCTCGACCTGAACCCCAGCTCAAACTTTGAGAGCATGTCCTTGGGCAGCTTCAGCTCGTCGTCGGCGCTGGACCGGGACCTGGATTTTAGCTTGGAGCCGGGCTCAGGCTCGCACTTCGAGTTCCCGGACTACTGCACGCCCGAGGTGAGCGAGATGATCTCGGGAGACTGGCTGGAGTCCAGCATCTCCAACCTGGTCTTCACCTACTGA